A DNA window from bacterium contains the following coding sequences:
- a CDS encoding YciI family protein, with amino-acid sequence MKYLCAVYFEQKTWDALSDSEHATVIRDSIAFNEELRQSGHYIASNALQPVSAATTVRVRGG; translated from the coding sequence ATGAAATATCTTTGTGCAGTCTACTTCGAGCAGAAGACTTGGGATGCCCTGTCCGACAGCGAACATGCAACCGTCATTCGCGACTCAATAGCCTTTAACGAGGAGCTACGACAGAGCGGCCACTATATCGCCTCCAACGCCCTCCAGCCCGTCAGCGCGGCAACGACCGTGCGTGTCCGGGGCGGG